The Hyphococcus flavus genome contains a region encoding:
- a CDS encoding DUF2336 domain-containing protein, whose amino-acid sequence MASSQVQLNQLVEFAKDRSESGRSKLFRTLASLYLTQPNALSEQARRTFDQLLASLCLQADFGARRDVAAKVLETPAPPKELLLALAHSELEIAAPILRSPLNLTDRDLVQFIDEGEPSRLTAIAARKKLSEPVVNKLVATGHDAVYLAIARNQDVTLSAGAMLALVNKARQQVTLQEPLLARYDLPPYLLIRMFFFIAGDLRKELLARADMIEPALVRDAMDSTRDGLLAPSQEDSAELSEARHVVADKADQGRVDDAFLGALIEAREHKAVLIAFAYITGVDFRSAKIIFKDSSYESLVIACRASKISRDMFAALAQHVPEAQTASGARGPAMLNLYEKISPEIAERLMRFWRLRARASADAAKIASLLRDVEGLSDKQ is encoded by the coding sequence ATGGCGTCGTCGCAGGTTCAATTGAATCAACTTGTTGAGTTCGCGAAAGACCGGTCGGAATCCGGCCGGTCGAAACTTTTCCGCACGCTCGCCAGCCTGTACCTCACTCAACCGAACGCTCTTTCCGAGCAAGCCCGCCGCACATTTGACCAGCTTCTGGCATCGCTGTGCCTCCAGGCGGATTTCGGCGCACGCCGCGACGTCGCTGCAAAGGTTCTCGAAACCCCCGCGCCGCCCAAAGAATTGCTCCTGGCGCTCGCGCATTCGGAACTCGAGATCGCCGCACCGATTTTACGGAGCCCGTTGAACCTCACCGATCGCGATCTTGTTCAATTTATCGACGAAGGCGAGCCCTCGCGCCTCACCGCTATCGCGGCGCGCAAGAAGCTGTCAGAACCTGTCGTGAACAAACTTGTTGCAACAGGCCATGACGCAGTCTACCTGGCGATCGCCAGGAACCAGGATGTGACGCTATCCGCAGGCGCGATGCTTGCGCTGGTGAACAAAGCAAGACAGCAAGTGACGCTGCAAGAACCGCTATTGGCGCGCTATGACTTGCCGCCGTATCTCTTGATCCGGATGTTTTTCTTTATCGCCGGGGACTTGCGCAAGGAGCTTCTCGCCCGTGCGGATATGATCGAACCGGCCCTTGTGCGCGATGCAATGGATTCAACGCGCGACGGTTTGCTTGCGCCATCACAGGAAGACAGCGCCGAGTTAAGCGAAGCCCGGCATGTTGTTGCCGATAAGGCGGATCAAGGCCGCGTGGACGATGCTTTTTTAGGCGCGCTAATCGAGGCGCGCGAGCACAAGGCGGTGCTGATCGCTTTTGCATACATAACAGGCGTCGACTTTCGGTCCGCAAAAATTATTTTCAAAGACAGCTCTTATGAGTCGCTGGTGATTGCGTGCCGGGCGTCTAAGATTTCGCGCGATATGTTCGCGGCTCTCGCGCAGCATGTACCCGAGGCTCAAACCGCCAGCGGCGCCCGGGGCCCGGCCATGCTCAATTTATATGAAAAAATCTCACCTGAAATTGCCGAACGATTGATGCGGTTCTGGCGCCTTCGCGCGCGCGCCAGCGCCGACGCCGCAAAAATCGCATCCCTGCTGCGTGATGTGGAAGGGTTGTCGGACAAACAGTAG
- a CDS encoding DUF1491 family protein, producing the protein MIEPRIKTDIRVSAHLRRAQGQGAFATIVRRGDPDAGAVAVKVFIERGRARLFIQSRDLDGNPVWREPFEGDPQAEDVEMKIDAWLEKEVRIDPDLWIVEIEDRAGRAFLD; encoded by the coding sequence ATGATTGAACCACGTATCAAAACAGACATTCGCGTTAGCGCGCATCTGCGCCGTGCGCAAGGGCAGGGGGCATTTGCAACGATCGTTCGCCGCGGCGACCCTGACGCTGGCGCCGTCGCGGTAAAGGTTTTTATTGAACGCGGCCGCGCACGATTGTTTATTCAAAGCCGCGACCTTGATGGAAACCCAGTCTGGCGCGAGCCGTTTGAAGGCGATCCGCAGGCTGAGGACGTTGAAATGAAAATCGACGCCTGGCTTGAAAAAGAAGTACGGATTGATCCGGACTTGTGGATTGTTGAAATAGAGGATCGGGCGGGGCGCGCGTTTCTAGACTAG
- a CDS encoding PadR family transcriptional regulator, whose translation MTKRKNDTSVTELEGTAMAIIKRDGPCTTYAIKEVFRTSPSEYWSGSAGAVYPLMNRLEARKYIKSKADKSDGRARREFTITKAGEKALMAWLTDSDRATGLGFDPLRTRLFFADLLTDKAYEKFHSEVMEKMEQVKSRSKEGEPPLTSKIMDIWIKLRLDGLRKFNRK comes from the coding sequence ATGACCAAACGCAAAAACGATACCTCTGTTACCGAACTTGAAGGAACCGCCATGGCCATCATCAAACGGGATGGGCCATGCACTACTTACGCTATAAAGGAAGTTTTCCGAACCTCGCCATCAGAGTACTGGTCAGGCAGCGCCGGCGCCGTCTATCCGCTCATGAACCGCCTGGAAGCGCGGAAATATATAAAGTCCAAGGCCGACAAGTCCGACGGCCGGGCGCGCCGCGAGTTTACAATCACAAAAGCCGGTGAAAAAGCCTTGATGGCTTGGCTGACTGATTCCGACCGGGCCACCGGGCTTGGATTTGATCCCCTTCGAACCCGGCTCTTCTTCGCCGACCTCCTTACCGATAAAGCCTACGAAAAATTCCATTCGGAAGTCATGGAAAAGATGGAGCAGGTAAAGTCACGATCGAAGGAAGGCGAGCCGCCACTGACCAGCAAGATTATGGACATATGGATCAAGCTCCGCCTGGACGGGCTCCGGAAATTTAATAGAAAGTAA
- a CDS encoding MFS transporter: protein MTNTIRTLSALLLAAFILIAGNNLQGTLLAIRGDLEGFSLTLVGLLMSAYFVGFIAGCRYAPGMVKRVGHIRSFTALASLASASALAHLLAIDATIWIVLRVISGFCLAGLHMILESWLNENATNETRGRILSVYRITDLSAATAGQMLLAASDPAGFVLFALVSILMSIALVPVALTTSTAPQPISDDTLNLKRIFHISPLAGAGCFAVGAANGAFWAIAAVFVQRLGYSVTIVAWFMSAVVIAGAVSQWPLGHLSDRIDRRLVIIGAAGGSTLGGVFLSLTSTISPLMLLAGGCVFGLFAMPLFGLSVAHANDRAKPTEYVSLNAGLLLLYGAGAVAGPVIAPVIMQFTAPQALFLYTSSIHVLLVVFGIWRVIRRDAVPEEEREDFISVPRTSPGVFEMNPNVEED, encoded by the coding sequence ATGACCAACACCATAAGAACCTTGTCGGCGCTGCTGCTCGCCGCTTTCATTCTTATTGCCGGCAACAACCTTCAAGGCACGCTGCTTGCCATTCGTGGTGATCTTGAAGGGTTTTCGCTGACGCTGGTCGGCCTTCTGATGTCGGCATACTTTGTCGGCTTCATCGCCGGCTGCCGCTATGCGCCCGGCATGGTCAAGCGCGTCGGCCATATCCGCAGCTTTACAGCACTAGCTTCGCTCGCATCGGCATCGGCCTTGGCGCACCTGCTCGCTATCGATGCAACAATCTGGATCGTGCTGCGCGTCATCAGCGGTTTCTGTCTTGCCGGATTACACATGATTCTGGAAAGCTGGCTCAATGAGAACGCCACGAATGAAACACGCGGTCGAATATTATCCGTCTACAGGATAACAGACCTGTCGGCCGCCACAGCGGGACAGATGCTGCTCGCCGCCAGCGACCCCGCGGGGTTTGTTCTATTCGCTCTCGTTTCAATTCTGATGTCGATTGCGCTTGTTCCTGTTGCCCTGACCACATCAACAGCGCCGCAACCGATCTCTGACGACACGTTGAATCTCAAGCGAATATTTCACATCTCTCCGCTTGCGGGCGCAGGCTGTTTCGCGGTGGGCGCTGCAAACGGCGCCTTCTGGGCTATCGCCGCCGTGTTCGTGCAGCGTCTTGGCTATAGCGTCACGATTGTCGCCTGGTTCATGAGCGCGGTCGTCATCGCCGGCGCCGTTTCACAATGGCCGCTCGGCCATCTTTCAGACCGCATTGACCGGCGCCTTGTCATCATTGGCGCTGCCGGCGGCAGCACGCTCGGCGGCGTTTTTCTTTCACTCACCAGCACCATTTCGCCATTGATGTTGCTCGCCGGCGGTTGCGTGTTCGGGTTGTTCGCCATGCCGCTTTTTGGGTTATCGGTGGCCCATGCAAATGATCGGGCAAAACCGACTGAATACGTTTCCCTCAATGCGGGTCTGTTGTTGCTCTATGGCGCCGGCGCGGTCGCCGGACCGGTCATCGCGCCCGTCATCATGCAGTTTACAGCGCCGCAAGCGCTCTTCCTCTACACGTCTTCCATTCACGTTTTACTGGTTGTTTTCGGCATCTGGCGGGTCATCAGGCGTGACGCAGTACCGGAAGAAGAAAGAGAAGACTTCATCTCAGTCCCACGCACTTCGCCCGGCGTTTTCGAAATGAACCCGAATGTGGAAGAGGATTAA
- a CDS encoding pentapeptide repeat-containing protein produces MSRIDLTNPQRQWFENWWAIDFSWDHVTDSGEFVDGAHSAAIKEVFGQEFHQTYFGESQPKLYSVEWNGQVRRFTRLHLPLWNGGGYLTPRHPEYDGPNSWSQDEYNLTYEAAMYIIKTLRTHQPLIKPEAFHKFKEEQSRAERISLDANNPKRKKSRLSWLRNEQQNKISERNDRQQAASAYPLRMRSAMERLTQKASVNAQRLIEKDKSYWQNKSLASNATIANPVTSNLTPKPLVRRFEPEGEHTRSTSKNAEFIPLDGMTVGWVSSTQLDNKIRGHLCGSFCYFGASFYLAEADIRGDLHLEYAHLSHGIFAHKVTLQGNVVAHHATCGQGSWIRFTGDISGNINLSNVKTDGWIALLESKYVGNINIEKSTAEVIALWKSKVEGTVTATHIFAKNSISAWDLEIKQSLFAQHIRSDLYTSFGGLTVHGDVHLSEYSSGKNGLSAPNIVIDGKLDISEANIRTDADLTSLSVKRGVNFSKSYIEHDLKLVNAKLGSDIRNNQECADFSELYVGGQTDLERAKIGNRPAGPTNFKDATFVQQVNFKNAHFLNAVDFEGTQFQGIANYRYTVFHDLVNFAAVEFRPSTTLQGAIFKKRVGNNDEEKANMEETFRTLKRIMHVAQARQDEARFYAYELNARRARWDINFAEKLFLLGFGFASDYGGGLLKPLFIIATSLLFFALAYMRIGAETNDGIPAPSFAEMLSVSTDQSVRPFQAWSADFKQSLLTDGFGPEYDWLLAKDACYESDRETGAASEDPELSCTPKLGKSWESFKTLAFLQSLMTVVFLALFLLGLRRRFQMG; encoded by the coding sequence ATGTCGCGCATAGATTTGACCAATCCGCAACGTCAATGGTTTGAAAATTGGTGGGCGATTGATTTCTCTTGGGATCACGTAACTGACAGCGGCGAGTTTGTTGACGGCGCCCATAGCGCCGCCATCAAAGAAGTTTTCGGACAGGAATTTCATCAAACCTATTTTGGAGAAAGCCAGCCAAAACTCTATTCGGTGGAATGGAACGGGCAGGTGCGCCGTTTTACCCGTTTACATTTGCCACTCTGGAATGGCGGCGGATATCTGACGCCGCGCCACCCGGAGTATGATGGACCAAACTCTTGGAGCCAGGACGAATACAATCTGACTTATGAAGCGGCGATGTACATCATCAAAACACTTCGCACGCATCAACCACTGATAAAACCAGAAGCATTCCACAAGTTTAAAGAAGAACAAAGCAGAGCAGAACGCATCTCCCTGGATGCAAACAACCCTAAGAGAAAAAAGTCACGACTTTCATGGCTTCGCAATGAACAACAAAATAAAATAAGCGAAAGAAATGATCGTCAACAAGCTGCGAGCGCCTACCCTCTCCGCATGCGTTCAGCAATGGAGCGGTTAACACAGAAAGCTTCCGTCAACGCTCAACGCCTAATCGAAAAAGACAAGAGCTATTGGCAAAACAAGTCGCTTGCATCGAATGCCACAATAGCGAACCCGGTGACGTCGAACCTGACACCAAAGCCTTTGGTCCGCCGGTTTGAGCCAGAGGGTGAACATACTCGTTCAACCTCTAAAAACGCTGAATTTATACCGCTTGACGGCATGACTGTCGGCTGGGTGTCTTCCACACAACTGGACAATAAAATTAGGGGTCATCTGTGTGGAAGTTTTTGCTACTTTGGCGCCTCCTTCTATTTAGCAGAGGCGGACATACGAGGGGATTTGCACCTTGAGTACGCCCATTTAAGCCATGGAATATTTGCCCATAAGGTAACTTTACAAGGCAACGTTGTTGCTCATCACGCCACTTGCGGACAGGGAAGCTGGATTCGTTTTACTGGCGACATATCCGGCAACATAAATCTTTCTAACGTCAAAACTGATGGTTGGATCGCGCTCTTGGAAAGCAAGTATGTCGGCAATATCAATATTGAAAAATCTACAGCAGAAGTCATTGCATTATGGAAATCGAAAGTTGAGGGAACTGTAACTGCAACTCATATTTTCGCCAAAAATTCGATCTCAGCATGGGATCTGGAGATTAAGCAATCGCTGTTCGCACAACACATCAGATCTGATCTTTACACCTCATTTGGAGGCCTTACCGTACATGGCGATGTCCATCTTTCAGAGTATTCCAGCGGCAAAAACGGTTTATCTGCTCCTAACATCGTCATCGACGGAAAACTCGACATTTCCGAGGCAAATATCCGAACCGACGCCGATCTGACAAGTCTTTCGGTAAAAAGAGGAGTAAACTTCAGCAAGTCTTACATTGAGCATGACCTGAAGCTGGTAAACGCCAAATTGGGATCGGATATCCGAAACAATCAGGAATGCGCTGATTTTTCTGAACTTTACGTCGGCGGCCAAACCGATCTAGAGCGCGCAAAAATAGGCAATCGGCCCGCCGGCCCCACAAACTTCAAAGACGCCACATTCGTGCAACAGGTTAACTTCAAGAATGCGCATTTTTTAAACGCAGTCGATTTTGAAGGCACTCAATTTCAGGGAATAGCAAACTATCGCTATACGGTCTTTCACGACCTTGTTAACTTTGCAGCTGTTGAATTTCGGCCGTCAACAACGTTGCAAGGCGCAATATTTAAAAAACGCGTCGGCAACAACGACGAAGAAAAAGCAAATATGGAAGAAACTTTTCGTACGCTGAAAAGAATTATGCACGTCGCTCAGGCGCGCCAGGATGAAGCCCGGTTTTATGCATACGAACTGAATGCCCGCAGAGCACGCTGGGACATCAATTTTGCTGAAAAGCTTTTTCTATTGGGTTTCGGATTCGCTAGCGACTATGGAGGCGGGCTTCTTAAACCCTTATTTATTATCGCCACCAGCTTATTGTTTTTCGCTTTGGCATACATGCGTATTGGAGCTGAAACCAACGATGGCATTCCAGCCCCTTCGTTCGCCGAAATGCTGTCCGTATCCACCGATCAAAGCGTGCGTCCGTTTCAAGCCTGGAGTGCGGACTTCAAACAGTCATTGCTAACAGATGGATTTGGTCCCGAATATGACTGGTTGTTAGCCAAAGATGCTTGTTATGAGTCTGACCGCGAAACTGGCGCCGCATCAGAAGATCCGGAACTTTCCTGCACACCAAAGCTGGGCAAAAGCTGGGAAAGTTTCAAAACGCTTGCGTTTCTTCAGTCTTTGATGACTGTGGTGTTTCTCGCACTGTTCCTGTTGGGATTACGTCGTCGTTTCCAGATGGGTTAA
- a CDS encoding sensor histidine kinase, translating into MAFRPFAFLTGSNRKDRAEWRAGSGDPVLRLAPDGEILASSDGARTLIGGETNLKGRSILDFAGRDDRAALKEALSRALQNTRAEAAERLKFRLLRPHAGPVFTEIALVRDGHDLSALLRDRGPELAALRQSRGASDKASAADEARPDTAMLADLGHELKTPLGAIMGFAEAMRAEAFGPLGHDKYREYADLIHATGGHASDLIAAMLDRAKLDAGRYELAPALSSPAPLARTCAEMVRGEAERAGLDLNVEIAEDLPETMLDASAVRRIIVNLLNNAVKFTADGAVTLSVREKDGAIEFSVIDTGVGMSQTALARLGERFTALHKNGVRGTGGTGLGLSMAYRLANLHGGVLKLTSAPGEGTVAHFVLPVRKSLKEMTGANITTGPADIQSQLDRVAQYRRERIGRDAA; encoded by the coding sequence ATGGCTTTTCGCCCGTTTGCATTTCTTACCGGATCGAACCGCAAGGATCGGGCCGAATGGCGCGCCGGATCGGGCGATCCCGTGCTGCGCCTTGCCCCCGACGGCGAGATTTTGGCGTCGAGCGACGGCGCGCGAACGCTTATTGGCGGCGAAACCAACCTGAAAGGCCGGTCGATTCTCGATTTTGCCGGCCGTGATGACCGGGCGGCATTGAAAGAGGCGCTTTCGCGCGCGCTCCAGAACACAAGGGCGGAGGCGGCCGAGCGTTTGAAATTCCGGCTTTTGCGGCCTCATGCAGGGCCGGTTTTTACGGAAATCGCCCTTGTGCGGGACGGGCATGATCTTTCGGCCCTGCTCCGCGATCGCGGGCCGGAGCTTGCAGCGCTTCGCCAGTCACGAGGCGCGAGTGATAAAGCCAGTGCGGCGGACGAGGCGCGGCCCGATACGGCGATGCTTGCTGATCTGGGACATGAGTTGAAAACCCCGCTCGGCGCGATCATGGGTTTTGCCGAGGCCATGCGGGCAGAAGCCTTTGGCCCGCTCGGTCACGACAAGTATCGCGAATACGCCGACCTTATACATGCGACGGGCGGTCATGCCTCAGACCTGATAGCGGCGATGCTCGACCGGGCGAAACTCGATGCCGGGAGATATGAGCTGGCGCCCGCGCTTTCGTCCCCGGCGCCGCTGGCGCGAACCTGTGCCGAAATGGTGCGCGGGGAAGCAGAGCGGGCCGGTCTCGACCTCAATGTCGAAATTGCTGAAGACCTTCCCGAAACCATGCTCGACGCAAGCGCGGTAAGGCGCATCATTGTCAATCTCTTGAACAATGCGGTGAAGTTCACTGCTGACGGCGCCGTGACCTTGAGCGTTCGTGAAAAAGACGGCGCAATCGAATTTTCCGTCATCGACACCGGCGTCGGCATGAGCCAGACGGCGCTCGCCCGTCTTGGCGAGCGTTTCACGGCGTTGCATAAAAACGGCGTACGCGGAACAGGTGGCACGGGGCTCGGCCTTTCCATGGCCTATCGGCTCGCAAACCTGCATGGCGGCGTGTTGAAGCTGACATCGGCGCCAGGCGAGGGCACGGTCGCGCATTTTGTTTTGCCGGTTCGAAAATCGCTGAAAGAAATGACCGGCGCGAACATCACAACGGGTCCGGCGGACATACAAAGCCAGCTTGATCGCGTCGCCCAGTATCGCCGCGAGCGCATTGGCCGCGATGCGGCCTAG
- a CDS encoding AraC family transcriptional regulator, with protein MKQAAPKGGLFCYVTMMEGFELNVPVRQLVNVVTLAQAIIFAAMLAPRAHRVSPAGWLLVSSLLILATVKADQLYQGLGLLHQFPDHGFLLAPFQALMTPALYLYVCAKTDRDFKLHKGHLWHASLFALFFLYLFVFYFRLAPEAKAAMIESGFSGPLHRLVIPLIGDLVQLGYVIAALRRLQKFGVSLENWFSRTEDRNLLWLKRLMTLWGAIFVLHAAWTAAAGIFGAAPFARGVMDLLNFAHLAIANALAAIGFTDAASPARTEQPRPAEKYAGSALSADDRDTLFNKISKVMTDDALYLSPDLTLRDLAERAGATPRELSEAINGAGGVTFFEFVNRARVEHARRLLIDQPGLQVLSIAHQSGFNSKTAFNESFRKATGETPTGYRRRALAGRTVQSVEKPA; from the coding sequence ATGAAACAGGCCGCTCCCAAAGGCGGCCTGTTTTGCTATGTTACCATGATGGAAGGCTTTGAACTCAACGTTCCGGTGCGCCAGCTCGTCAATGTCGTCACGCTTGCACAGGCCATAATTTTTGCGGCGATGCTTGCGCCGCGGGCGCATCGCGTTTCTCCCGCCGGATGGCTGCTGGTTTCATCCTTGCTCATTCTGGCGACGGTCAAGGCTGATCAACTCTACCAGGGGCTGGGTCTGCTTCATCAGTTTCCTGATCACGGATTTTTGCTGGCGCCGTTTCAGGCGCTGATGACCCCGGCGCTTTACCTTTATGTCTGCGCAAAAACCGATCGGGATTTCAAACTGCATAAAGGCCATCTCTGGCACGCATCGCTGTTTGCGCTGTTTTTTCTATATCTCTTTGTTTTCTATTTCCGTCTCGCGCCAGAGGCGAAAGCAGCCATGATTGAAAGCGGTTTTTCCGGACCGCTTCACAGACTTGTTATTCCCTTGATCGGAGATCTCGTTCAGCTTGGATACGTCATCGCCGCTCTCAGACGCCTTCAAAAATTCGGCGTCTCTCTCGAAAACTGGTTTTCACGCACGGAAGACCGCAACCTCTTATGGCTGAAGCGATTGATGACCTTGTGGGGCGCGATCTTCGTTTTACATGCTGCATGGACGGCGGCGGCTGGGATTTTCGGGGCGGCGCCATTCGCGCGCGGCGTTATGGATCTCTTGAACTTTGCGCATCTCGCCATCGCAAACGCCCTCGCGGCGATCGGATTTACCGACGCCGCCTCGCCAGCGCGAACGGAGCAACCCCGCCCGGCGGAGAAATACGCCGGATCAGCCCTCTCCGCCGATGATCGCGACACGCTGTTTAACAAGATATCGAAAGTAATGACGGATGACGCGCTTTATCTCAGCCCCGATCTTACCCTTCGCGATCTCGCCGAGCGGGCGGGTGCGACGCCGCGCGAGCTTTCAGAAGCGATCAACGGCGCCGGAGGCGTCACGTTTTTCGAGTTCGTCAACCGCGCGCGCGTCGAGCATGCAAGGCGTCTACTTATTGATCAGCCCGGTCTGCAGGTTCTGAGCATCGCCCATCAATCAGGGTTTAACTCCAAAACCGCCTTCAACGAGTCGTTCCGCAAGGCGACTGGCGAAACGCCAACGGGCTATCGCCGACGCGCTTTAGCCGGCAGAACCGTTCAATCCGTCGAAAAACCAGCCTGA
- a CDS encoding M23 family metallopeptidase, with protein MIRFFSLSLSALAALAMTAQGAHALDIVTAPDKHVFVNDANPGKGYYDVMIGTILLRNDEAEAATLKGLHIDVLGGEGEIISKSLPVSDVVAKTREFAGMTQQGLGVFLNSQVLNEGGPSAVFGDETRFAGSPQLGSGDMLIATAQYFAADFAPRAIAITAVYEDGAGRINSVRHDLAVKRREQKIDYIAPLDGAWLMRAFPNLFSHHRFIPSNEFALDFFKTGPDGALDRGERLSGDDDYGYGEPVRAVADGEVVFVISGETQNADALTRREGENVSDAQARITQYQFSRFIEDIRSAAAGNLVVIKHEQDGQTEYSSYGHLASGSVKVKTGDRVRQGDVIASVGNTGDSTLTHLHFQLNAGPDPFFSQSLPVTFSNARPAYIGQDPGLFMQFE; from the coding sequence ATGATTCGATTCTTCAGTCTGTCCCTTTCAGCACTCGCCGCTCTGGCAATGACCGCTCAGGGCGCCCACGCTCTCGATATTGTCACGGCCCCGGATAAGCATGTGTTCGTGAACGACGCCAATCCGGGTAAAGGCTATTACGACGTCATGATCGGGACGATCCTGCTGCGCAATGACGAGGCGGAGGCCGCGACGCTGAAGGGCCTGCATATCGACGTTCTGGGCGGCGAAGGCGAGATTATTTCAAAGTCGCTCCCAGTTTCGGACGTGGTCGCCAAAACCCGGGAATTCGCTGGCATGACCCAGCAAGGGCTTGGCGTTTTTCTCAATTCGCAGGTGCTGAATGAGGGCGGGCCCTCCGCCGTTTTCGGAGATGAAACCAGATTCGCCGGCAGCCCCCAATTGGGGTCAGGCGATATGTTGATCGCAACGGCGCAATATTTCGCCGCAGACTTCGCGCCACGGGCGATCGCGATCACCGCAGTCTATGAGGATGGCGCCGGCCGCATTAATTCCGTTCGGCATGATCTCGCCGTTAAACGCCGCGAACAAAAAATCGATTACATCGCGCCGCTCGACGGCGCCTGGCTGATGCGGGCCTTTCCCAATCTCTTCAGCCATCACCGCTTTATCCCGAGCAATGAATTCGCACTCGATTTTTTCAAAACCGGCCCCGATGGTGCGCTTGATCGCGGCGAACGTTTGAGCGGCGATGACGACTATGGATATGGCGAACCGGTTCGCGCTGTCGCGGACGGTGAAGTTGTGTTTGTCATATCAGGCGAAACGCAAAACGCCGATGCATTGACGCGACGTGAGGGAGAAAACGTAAGCGATGCGCAGGCGCGCATTACACAGTATCAGTTCTCACGGTTTATAGAGGACATACGCTCCGCCGCCGCTGGCAATCTCGTGGTCATTAAACACGAACAGGATGGTCAGACCGAATATTCATCGTATGGTCACCTTGCCTCCGGGAGCGTGAAAGTGAAAACCGGCGACCGCGTTCGTCAAGGCGATGTCATCGCCTCAGTCGGCAATACCGGCGATAGCACGCTTACGCATTTGCATTTCCAGTTGAATGCGGGACCTGATCCGTTCTTTTCCCAAAGCCTTCCCGTAACATTTTCGAATGCACGTCCCGCTTATATCGGACAGGACCCGGGTTTGTTCATGCAGTTCGAGTAA
- a CDS encoding winged helix-turn-helix transcriptional regulator, giving the protein MALKMRKNQSPPAPHDCPLSECLSVIGGAWTPNVIWNLSAGPRRFSELKLDMPGVSAKILTTRLKELEEKGVIDREVKPTSPPSVEYSLTREGRELLPAIEAIAAVGKKLKRRKKKALA; this is encoded by the coding sequence ATGGCCCTTAAAATGCGCAAAAACCAGAGCCCGCCAGCGCCTCATGACTGTCCTTTATCGGAATGCCTTTCCGTGATCGGCGGCGCCTGGACGCCAAACGTCATCTGGAATCTCAGCGCCGGGCCGCGGCGGTTTTCCGAACTGAAACTCGATATGCCGGGGGTCTCGGCGAAAATCCTGACGACCCGGCTCAAGGAACTTGAGGAAAAAGGCGTCATCGACCGTGAGGTCAAGCCGACCTCGCCGCCATCGGTCGAATATTCCCTGACGCGAGAGGGGCGGGAGCTTTTGCCGGCGATTGAAGCGATTGCGGCGGTTGGAAAGAAACTGAAGCGGCGAAAGAAAAAAGCGCTGGCGTAA
- the gstA gene encoding glutathione transferase GstA, with product MKLYYKPGACSLASHIALNEAGADFSIEKVDTKAKRTETGEDFLKISPNGYVPALEVNTGEILTEGPAILQYIADTNKAANLAPENGTVARARVNGYLNFVGSELHKAFGPFFGDTPLEGAAREQAEANVARRFNYLEEELSDGRKFLTGDQFTIADAYLFVVANWTSFAKIDLGQWPNIASFVARVAERPAVQKALAAEGLLKKAA from the coding sequence ATGAAACTTTATTACAAACCCGGCGCGTGCTCGCTTGCCTCTCACATAGCGCTGAACGAGGCTGGCGCTGACTTTTCAATCGAAAAAGTCGACACGAAAGCAAAACGCACGGAAACCGGCGAAGATTTTTTGAAGATAAGCCCGAACGGCTACGTGCCCGCCCTTGAAGTCAATACTGGCGAGATCCTGACCGAAGGTCCGGCGATCCTGCAATATATCGCGGACACCAACAAAGCCGCCAACCTCGCGCCTGAAAACGGAACCGTCGCTCGCGCACGCGTAAACGGCTATCTCAACTTTGTCGGCTCGGAACTCCACAAAGCATTCGGACCGTTTTTCGGCGATACCCCGCTTGAAGGCGCGGCGCGCGAACAGGCCGAGGCTAATGTTGCGCGGCGGTTCAACTATCTCGAAGAAGAACTCTCCGATGGCCGCAAGTTTCTGACCGGCGATCAGTTCACCATTGCTGACGCCTATTTATTCGTGGTCGCAAACTGGACGAGCTTTGCAAAAATCGACCTTGGGCAATGGCCGAATATCGCTTCGTTCGTCGCCCGCGTCGCCGAACGTCCGGCGGTGCAAAAAGCGCTTGCCGCAGAAGGCTTGCTGAAAAAGGCCGCCTAG
- a CDS encoding nuclear transport factor 2 family protein yields MPDQFAAINGVLRNYYDGLYHCDVALLKTVFHENAHYHTTSPGEHLHYDMETYFGVIAERMPPAAGEAYGYEVETIRFAGNDTAFAILKCEMMGKRFTDFLSFIRENNEWRIVAKVFHYDLIEGEA; encoded by the coding sequence ATGCCTGATCAATTCGCAGCAATCAACGGCGTGCTGCGCAACTATTATGACGGTCTTTATCATTGCGATGTCGCGTTGCTGAAGACCGTCTTTCATGAAAACGCGCATTACCACACGACATCGCCCGGCGAGCATCTTCACTATGACATGGAGACTTATTTCGGCGTCATCGCAGAACGAATGCCGCCCGCCGCCGGAGAGGCCTATGGCTACGAGGTTGAAACAATCCGCTTTGCCGGAAACGATACCGCGTTCGCCATCCTCAAATGCGAGATGATGGGTAAGCGCTTTACGGACTTTCTGTCATTCATTCGCGAAAACAATGAATGGCGGATTGTTGCAAAAGTTTTTCACTATGACCTGATTGAGGGAGAAGCCTGA